From Passer domesticus isolate bPasDom1 chromosome 5, bPasDom1.hap1, whole genome shotgun sequence, the proteins below share one genomic window:
- the RRP7A gene encoding ribosomal RNA-processing protein 7 homolog A isoform X1 — protein sequence MFLHLFRIYLTLSDYGQCVSFTLFIQKHKLKPGAAASPAAAIIRAAPCRGNYSSRRPPRRRAQRRWRPPRGVRRERRRRDTRVRGSAGPREPGYAALAVKFAERQRSHHCLLVKEHQVREGADTAHPPHRTLFVLNVPPYCGPDSLSRLFSRCGHVQSVDICDKPGPGEKKDKLASKFFDHKTLKGFQVAYVVFRKPAAVQAAKALSQEGPLLISTESHPVKTGISKWIASYQASIVDPKELKAEVDAYMEDYDKKMAEEEAKAAKEEGVPDEEGWVKVTRKGRKPGLPRTEAANLRLLEKEKRKRARKELLNFYAWQHRESKREHIAQLRKKFEEDKQRIALMRAQRKFRPY from the exons ATGTTTCTACATCTCTTTAGGATTTACTTAACTCTCTCAGATTACGGACAGTGCGTGAGTTTTACACTGTTTATACAAAAACATAAACTCAAGCCTGGGGCTGCGGCGAGTCCAGCCGCCGCCATTATCAGGGCCGCGCCGTGCAGGGGGAACTACAGCTCCCGGCGgcccccgcgccgccgcgcGCAGAGAAGATGGCGGCCGCCACGGGGCgtgcggcgggagcggcgccggCGGGATACACGGGTGAGGGGCAGCGCGGGGCCCCGGGAACCGGGATACGCGG CCCTGGCGGTGAAGTTCGCGGAGCGGCAGCGCTCGCACCACTGCCTGCTGGTGAAGGAGCACCAGGTGCGGGAAGGGGCCGACACCGCGCACCCGCCTCACCGCACCCTCTTCGTCCTGAACGTGCCCCCGTACTGCGGCCCG GACTCGTTGTCTAGGCTGTTCTCTCGCTGCGGGCATGTGCAGTCTGTGGACATCTGTGACAAGCCCGGGCCAGGAGAGAAGAAAGATAAACTGGCGTCCAAATTCTTCGACCACAAAACTCTAAAG ggaTTTCAAGTAGCATACGTGGTGTTCAGGAAACCAGCAGCTGTCCAGGCAGCCAAGGCTCTATCACAGGAAGGTCCCTTGCTAATATCAACAGAGAGCCACCCTGTGAAAACTGGCATCAGCA AGTGGATCGCCAGCTACCAGGCCTCCATCGTGGATCCGAAGGAGCTGAAGGCTGAGGTGGATGCCTACATGGAAGACTATGATAAAAAGATGGCAGAG GAGGAGGCCAAAGCCGCCAAGGAGGAGGGTGTTCCGGATGAGGAGGGCTGGGTGAAGGTGACCCGCAAGGGCCGCAAGCCCGGCCTGCCCCGCACGGAGGCTGCCAACCTGCGcctgctggagaaggagaaacgGAAAAGGGCCCGCAAAGAGCTGCTCAACTTCTATGCCTGGCAGCACCGCGAGAGCAAGAGAGAGC